The sequence ACCCATACGGCCCACGTGGCGGTCTGCGACAACCGAGGCCGCACCCTATCGGTGGCGGGCAATGGCGAACTGGGCACCTTCAGCCGGTCGGCCCTCAAGCCCTTCCAGGCCCTTGCCGTAACCGCCGCCGGGGCCTTAGAGCGCTACGCCCTCGACGATCGCGACCTAGCCATCATGTGCGGCTCTCACCAGGGCACCATCGAGCAGGCACGCCAGGTCTTTCACATTCTCTGGCAGGCCGATCTTGACCCCACTGCCCTGCGCTGCCCCACCCCGGCTGGCAAAAATAGCCCCCTAGAGCACAACTGCTCGGGCAAGCACGCCGGTATGCTAGCCGTCTGCCAACAGCGCAGCTGGCCCCTAGAAAGCTACCTCGATCGCAACCATCCGGTGCAAAAGCTGATTTTGGGGCGCATTTCAGAACTGCTGGGCATGCCCTCTGACGAGTTTATCTGCGCCCACGACGACTGCGGTGCCCCCACCTACTTCATGCAGCTCAGCCAAATGGCCACCCTATTTGCCATGCTGTCGTCGGGCAGCAACTTAGATATGGAGCGCATTGTGCGAGCCATGACCAGTCACCCCGAGATGGTGGGCGGCCTCGACACCTTCGACACCACCCTGATGAAACTGACCCATGGATCTTTGGTGAGCAAATCTGGAGCTGAGGGCATTCAGTGCATTGGCCGCGTGGGCGAAGGGCTGGGCCTGTCAATCAAGGTAATCGACGGGGCCAAGCGCGCCAAATATGCCACCGCCATCTTCACCCTGCGCCAACTCGGCTGGATTACGCCTTCAATGGCCGATACCCTGGCCGAAACCTACATGGAAATTGGTGACTTTAAGCGGTTAGACGTCGTCGGCGACCTACCGATGATGTATTAAGGGCACAAGGGGGGCGGGTAGCTCTAAAAACTTGAACCCTAAACCCCTTGCCCCGTAACCCTTACAGCCATTTTTTGGTCTTGCCGAAAAAATAGTTGGAAAATAAATTGTTATTCGAGCACATTTATCGCTATACTGATTAAGCCGACGCGGGGTAGAGCAGTCTGGTAGCTCGTCGGGCTCATAACCCGAAGGTCCATGGTTCAAATCCATGCCCCGCCACCAACATGATAGAAAAGGCTTCTAGGTTTCTAGAGGCCTTTTTTATTGGCTATAGCTTGGCCAACGTCCCCCCAGTGGGCGATAGTGGGGTTTGTTCAACCGATTGAGGCCAGTCTAATGGCTCAGCCCAAGATTATTGTTCTCGACGATGACCCCACCGGTTCCCAGACGGTGCACAGCTGTCTTCTACTCATGCAGTGGGATGTCGATACCCTGCGCCAGGGGCTGCGGGATGACTCGCCAATTTTCTTTGTGTTGACCAACACTCGCGCCCTGACTCCCACCACTGCCGAGCAGGTTACCCGCGAGGTCTGCCACAATCTTAAGGCCGCGATCGCCCTTGAAGGCATCCAAGACTTTCTAGTCGTCAGCCGGTCTGACTCCACCCTGCGGGGTCATTACCCGGTCGAAACCGATGCGATCGCAGCTATCCTCGGCCCCTTTGACGCCCACTTTCTCGTGCCTGCCTTTTTTGAAGGAGGCCGCATCACGCAAGACAGCATTCACTATCTGATGGTGGATGGCCACCCCACCCCTGTCCACGAAACTGAGTTTGCCAACGATTCTGTCTTTGGCTACAGCACCAGCTACCTACCCGATTATGTGGCCGAAAAAACCGCTGGGCGCATTCCGGCTGAAGCGGTCGAACGCTTTACCCTCACGAACATGCGGGCGGGTTCCCTCGATCGCCTGATGGCCCTGGAGCACAATGTCTGCTGCGCTGTCGATGGCGAGACCCAGGCCGACCTCAACCAATTTGCTCAAGATCTACTCACCGCCGCCGCCCAGGGCAAGCGCTTTTTGTTTCGCAGTGCGGCCAGCATTCTCACCGCCCTGGCGGCCCTGCCCCCCCAACCCATTGACGCAGACCACATGGCCACCTATGTACGCGGTGGCGTACCTGGGGCGGTGATCGTGGGCTCCCACGTCAAAAAGACGACTCAGCAGCTTGAACGACTGCTAGCTGAGCCTGGGGTGATCGGTCTTGAGGTAGCTGTGGCCCAGCTGCGCGATGGCACAGCCACCCACGCTGAGTTGCTTGCGACCCTGCTCCAGCAGGTTAAAACGGCCCACAGCAGTGGCCAGGTGCCCGTGGTCTATACCAGTCGCCAAGAGCTTACCTTTGACACTGTCCAGGCCCGCCTCGACTTTGGCGTCGCCGTCTCATCTCTCCTGATGGATGTGATCAAAGGCCTACCCGCTGACATCGGCTTTTTGATTAGCAAGGGCGGCATTACCTCCAACGACACCCTCAGCACCGGCCTTGCCCTGCGAACCGCCCGCTTGCTCGGCCAAATTCTCCCTGGCGTTTCCGTCGTGCGTACCCCCGTTAATCACCCCCAGTTCCCTGATCTGCCAGTGGTGCTGTTTCCCGGCAATGTGGGAGATGACGACGCGCTGGCGATCGCCTACCGACGCTTGATGGGGCAATAGCCACCCAATTGCAAGAGCAGGGGGAATGTTTGAGCTAACCTCTCCCCGCTCTCGGCCTGGAACGCTTAGCGGCTGGCTGACTTGCGGTCTTCCCGCAGCTCTTCAATCAGCTGGGCCAGTTGGGCGCTATCGGCGTGATAGATTTCATTGCAAAAATGACAGATGGCCTCTGCTCCGTCATCGGTTTCGATCATGTCTTGCAGCTCCTCTTCGCCGAGCATTTTGAGCGCTCCCAGCATGCGATCGAAGGAGCAGGGGCAAGAAAACTGCACCATCTGAGTTTCGGGGAGAATCTCTAGGCCCAGATCACCGACTAGATCAGCAAAAATCTGCGGTAGGGTTTTGTTGGCTCGCAGCAGTGGTGTAAACCCCGTCAGAGCGGCCAGTCGGCTTTCAATTAAAGCCACCATTTCGGTGTCTTCGGCAGCTCGGGGTAAAATTTGCAGCAGCAGTCCTCCGGCGGCCTCTACACCATTAGCACCCACAAACACCCCCAACATCAGGGCTGAGGGAGTTTGCTCTGAGGTCACCAGGTAGTGGGTCAAGTCATCGCCAATTTCTCCAGAGACTAGCTCAACCGTGCTGGAGTAGGGGTAACCAAAACCCATGTCACGCACGACGTACACGTAGCCATCGTGGCCCACGGCCCCGCCGACATCGAGTTTGCCTTGGGCATTGGGAGGTAGCTCAATGGCAGGGTTATCGACGTAGCCCCGCACAGTACCATCCATA is a genomic window of Nodosilinea sp. E11 containing:
- the hslO gene encoding Hsp33 family molecular chaperone HslO, which encodes MVDQLIRATAADGGIRVVGVVTTKLTEVARQRHHLSYVATAALGRTLSAGLLLASSMKQPQGRVNIRVRGDGPLGGILVDAGMDGTVRGYVDNPAIELPPNAQGKLDVGGAVGHDGYVYVVRDMGFGYPYSSTVELVSGEIGDDLTHYLVTSEQTPSALMLGVFVGANGVEAAGGLLLQILPRAAEDTEMVALIESRLAALTGFTPLLRANKTLPQIFADLVGDLGLEILPETQMVQFSCPCSFDRMLGALKMLGEEELQDMIETDDGAEAICHFCNEIYHADSAQLAQLIEELREDRKSASR
- a CDS encoding four-carbon acid sugar kinase family protein, with amino-acid sequence MAQPKIIVLDDDPTGSQTVHSCLLLMQWDVDTLRQGLRDDSPIFFVLTNTRALTPTTAEQVTREVCHNLKAAIALEGIQDFLVVSRSDSTLRGHYPVETDAIAAILGPFDAHFLVPAFFEGGRITQDSIHYLMVDGHPTPVHETEFANDSVFGYSTSYLPDYVAEKTAGRIPAEAVERFTLTNMRAGSLDRLMALEHNVCCAVDGETQADLNQFAQDLLTAAAQGKRFLFRSAASILTALAALPPQPIDADHMATYVRGGVPGAVIVGSHVKKTTQQLERLLAEPGVIGLEVAVAQLRDGTATHAELLATLLQQVKTAHSSGQVPVVYTSRQELTFDTVQARLDFGVAVSSLLMDVIKGLPADIGFLISKGGITSNDTLSTGLALRTARLLGQILPGVSVVRTPVNHPQFPDLPVVLFPGNVGDDDALAIAYRRLMGQ
- a CDS encoding asparaginase codes for the protein MTSSRVNRHQTKELEIQLLREGIVESTHTAHVAVCDNRGRTLSVAGNGELGTFSRSALKPFQALAVTAAGALERYALDDRDLAIMCGSHQGTIEQARQVFHILWQADLDPTALRCPTPAGKNSPLEHNCSGKHAGMLAVCQQRSWPLESYLDRNHPVQKLILGRISELLGMPSDEFICAHDDCGAPTYFMQLSQMATLFAMLSSGSNLDMERIVRAMTSHPEMVGGLDTFDTTLMKLTHGSLVSKSGAEGIQCIGRVGEGLGLSIKVIDGAKRAKYATAIFTLRQLGWITPSMADTLAETYMEIGDFKRLDVVGDLPMMY